The proteins below are encoded in one region of Candidatus Planktophila lacus:
- a CDS encoding leucine-rich repeat domain-containing protein: MASIEISPTSLNNFGGRVRRNIKKMVLAVTLMLISAASLPQSSWAAEQSIPCGEGSTYSVLMPEGVVLDGSKCSGSLTLIDGIKVIDAGAFRNSKLTSLKMPNTVTKIGGGAFYGSKQLSEIVLSNSLTTINSNTFSYTNLKTLTIPNSVKVLEREALARIGLTSVKLSSTLETIGDAALMQNPITTIIIPGSVTKIGIAAFVLTELTSITIPKSVTRLEGSTFAGVPLTSVNLPDSLNYIAEQDFADTKLTSIKLPKSLSYIGSSVFANVSTITTLSIPDGVEEIGDYAFAGMTKLNSVSLPTNLKIIGQDPFNRNYSLKTIKYCGALQGFPIKPTCSAGVGPNPSPTASASKKPIGGGFVSSFIRCSDGKKTISVMGKNPNCPKGYTKK, translated from the coding sequence GTGGCAAGCATAGAGATAAGCCCAACAAGCTTAAACAATTTTGGAGGAAGAGTGCGCCGAAACATTAAGAAAATGGTCTTGGCTGTGACCCTGATGCTTATTTCTGCGGCTTCTCTTCCTCAATCATCCTGGGCTGCTGAGCAAAGCATCCCGTGCGGAGAAGGCTCGACCTACAGCGTCCTTATGCCCGAAGGTGTTGTGTTAGACGGAAGTAAATGTTCAGGATCATTGACCTTGATTGATGGAATCAAAGTGATTGACGCTGGTGCATTCCGAAATTCAAAACTGACTTCGCTAAAAATGCCAAATACGGTTACAAAAATCGGCGGCGGCGCTTTTTATGGATCCAAGCAGCTGAGTGAAATTGTTCTGTCTAATTCATTAACGACAATTAACAGCAATACTTTTAGTTATACAAACTTGAAGACATTGACAATCCCCAATTCTGTAAAAGTCTTGGAAAGAGAGGCATTAGCCCGGATTGGTTTAACATCAGTCAAGTTGTCGAGTACGCTTGAAACAATTGGTGACGCTGCATTAATGCAAAATCCAATCACCACAATCATAATTCCTGGCTCAGTTACCAAGATAGGGATTGCAGCCTTTGTTTTGACTGAACTAACTTCGATCACAATACCGAAGTCTGTGACTCGACTTGAAGGAAGTACCTTTGCGGGAGTTCCTCTGACATCTGTAAATCTTCCAGATTCTTTGAATTACATCGCTGAGCAGGACTTCGCGGACACCAAGTTAACTTCTATAAAATTGCCGAAATCATTGAGTTACATTGGTAGTAGCGTTTTTGCGAATGTATCAACAATTACTACATTATCAATTCCTGATGGAGTCGAGGAAATCGGCGACTACGCATTTGCGGGAATGACTAAACTGAACTCAGTTTCATTGCCAACGAACCTAAAAATTATTGGACAAGACCCTTTTAACCGCAATTACTCTTTAAAGACCATAAAGTATTGTGGAGCTTTGCAAGGTTTTCCGATTAAGCCAACTTGTTCAGCAGGTGTAGGTCCGAATCCCTCTCCAACCGCTTCTGCATCAAAAAAGCCCATTGGTGGCGGATTCGTGAGTTCGTTTATAAGGTGCAGCGATGGGAAGAAAACTATTTCCGTAATGGGTAAAAATCCAAATTGCCCAAAGGGGTACACAAAGAAATAG
- a CDS encoding uracil-DNA glycosylase yields MEWLGRLYKSLDLLDSAIVKCKKCPRLVEWREEVAVTKRKAYENEKYWGKPVPGFGPANAQIVILGLAPGAHGANRTGRVFTGDSSGDWLYKSLYKNGLAKIATSKNKDDGQQLINTRILCAVRCAPPDNKPTTEEKNTCAPFYKDEIALLMPTAKSFLALGNLAWTTLLTTLQELGCEIPKPKPKFGHGASAVFIGPDGIKRTIIGSYHPSQQNTFTGKLTEKMLDSVIKKASRL; encoded by the coding sequence ATGGAATGGCTTGGTCGCTTGTATAAATCGCTCGACCTGCTGGATTCAGCAATTGTTAAATGTAAGAAATGTCCGCGCCTCGTTGAATGGCGCGAAGAAGTAGCCGTTACAAAACGTAAAGCGTACGAAAACGAAAAATACTGGGGAAAGCCAGTTCCAGGTTTCGGACCAGCAAATGCGCAAATAGTCATCCTCGGTCTAGCACCAGGTGCACACGGCGCGAATCGCACTGGCCGCGTATTCACCGGTGATTCATCAGGTGATTGGCTTTACAAGTCACTATATAAAAATGGTTTAGCAAAGATCGCTACAAGTAAGAATAAAGACGATGGCCAACAGTTAATAAACACACGCATTCTCTGTGCTGTTCGATGTGCACCGCCAGATAACAAGCCAACAACTGAAGAGAAAAACACTTGCGCGCCTTTTTACAAAGATGAGATTGCTCTTCTTATGCCCACAGCCAAATCATTTCTAGCTCTTGGAAATCTTGCTTGGACAACGCTGCTTACAACTCTCCAAGAACTTGGTTGCGAGATTCCAAAACCGAAACCAAAGTTTGGTCACGGTGCCAGCGCTGTATTTATTGGGCCAGATGGAATCAAACGAACCATCATCGGCAGTTACCATCCCAGCCAACAGAACACTTTTACGGGAAAATTGACCGAGAAGATGTTGGATTCAGTGATTAAAAAGGCAAGTAGACTCTGA
- a CDS encoding SDR family NAD(P)-dependent oxidoreductase, with protein sequence MTSTSSVEFNGQVVVISGAATGIGKASAQLIAARGATVIALDFNAVALTDLSKELSLAANQSHVCDISSQDQIDKAISAILKDHGKIDALINTAGIVGPSNTILEDVKWSDFEKVLQVNLYGAIWLTQAVVPSMKEKKYGRIVHLASIAGKEGNPGFSPYNTSKAGMIGFVKGVAKEVAPHGVVINALAPAVISTPMNSNTSEETLKYMISRIPMGRVGQPEEVAEIVAFMASKACSFTTGFTFDASGGRATY encoded by the coding sequence ATGACCAGCACTTCATCAGTTGAATTCAATGGCCAAGTAGTAGTTATCTCAGGAGCAGCAACCGGTATCGGTAAAGCCAGCGCACAGTTAATCGCAGCTCGTGGTGCAACAGTTATCGCACTCGATTTCAACGCCGTTGCACTTACCGATCTATCAAAAGAGCTTTCGCTTGCCGCAAACCAAAGCCACGTCTGCGATATTTCTAGCCAAGATCAGATAGATAAAGCGATCTCAGCAATCTTGAAAGACCACGGCAAGATCGATGCGCTAATAAATACCGCCGGAATCGTTGGCCCTTCAAACACAATCCTCGAAGATGTTAAATGGTCAGACTTTGAAAAGGTTTTACAAGTAAATCTCTATGGAGCGATCTGGCTTACTCAAGCTGTTGTTCCATCAATGAAAGAAAAAAAGTACGGCCGCATCGTGCATCTTGCATCTATCGCAGGTAAAGAAGGAAACCCAGGATTTTCTCCTTACAACACTTCAAAAGCCGGAATGATCGGTTTTGTTAAGGGCGTTGCAAAAGAAGTTGCACCACATGGTGTTGTAATCAACGCACTTGCTCCTGCAGTCATCAGCACGCCTATGAATTCAAATACCAGCGAAGAAACTCTGAAGTACATGATCAGCCGAATCCCAATGGGACGTGTAGGCCAGCCTGAAGAAGTCGCTGAGATTGTTGCCTTTATGGCATCTAAGGCGTGCTCATTTACAACTGGCTTTACCTTTGATGCCTCCGGCGGAAGAGCCACTTACTAA
- a CDS encoding IlvD/Edd family dehydratase, protein MRSAHWYGGKDRDGFIHRAWMRRGLPKDAFDGRPHIAIANTASDLTPCNSHLNEVMEYVKNGIWEAGGVPLNMPAVSLGETLVRPTAMLWRNMAAMATEELIRANPIDGVVLLGGCDKTIPSLLMAASSVDIPALVVPGGPMLNGTFQGTPLGCGTDVFRLSEEVRAKKLSEAKFLDSESAMIRSRGHCNTMGTASTMGIMAEALGMVIPGIAGTPAPDSRLLQYSQESGRRIVEMVHEGLKPSDIMVKGSFLNAIVALAGIGGSTNAVVHLLAIAGRLGIDLTLDDFDRTGSRVPLLVNLQPAGKYLMEDFHRAGGLRAVFKELEDLLDPKAITVLGTPLVKGLSEAEIYDTDVIRSRKEPLQPSAGIAVLRGNLAPLGAVIKPAAASANLLKHRGKAMVFDSIEDFKARINDPNLDVDENSVLILRGCGPKGYPGMPEVSNMPMPQKMLDKGVRDMVRICDGRMSGTAYGTVVLHVAPEAAAGGPLGLVQTGDFVELDVEARTLNIDISDADLAARKPNTATVDGFAKSSRGWQKLYIEHVMQADSGCDLDFLVGSSGEHISRESH, encoded by the coding sequence ATGCGCAGCGCCCATTGGTATGGAGGCAAAGACCGTGATGGATTCATTCACCGCGCATGGATGCGCCGCGGTTTGCCGAAAGATGCCTTTGATGGCCGCCCGCATATCGCGATTGCAAATACCGCATCAGATTTAACTCCCTGCAACTCTCACTTAAATGAAGTGATGGAGTATGTAAAGAACGGAATCTGGGAAGCCGGTGGCGTTCCACTAAATATGCCAGCTGTTTCATTGGGTGAAACTCTGGTTCGCCCTACTGCGATGTTGTGGCGCAATATGGCGGCAATGGCAACGGAGGAATTAATCCGCGCTAATCCAATTGATGGCGTAGTTCTTCTCGGCGGTTGCGATAAGACGATTCCATCTTTATTGATGGCGGCATCTTCAGTTGATATTCCAGCGCTAGTTGTTCCGGGTGGGCCGATGTTGAACGGAACTTTCCAAGGAACGCCACTTGGCTGCGGCACAGATGTATTTAGATTGAGCGAAGAAGTGCGCGCTAAAAAACTAAGCGAAGCAAAGTTCTTAGATTCAGAATCCGCGATGATCCGTAGCCGTGGACATTGCAACACCATGGGAACTGCATCAACTATGGGAATCATGGCTGAAGCACTTGGCATGGTTATTCCAGGAATTGCTGGCACGCCAGCACCGGATAGCCGCTTGCTTCAGTACTCACAAGAGTCTGGTCGCCGCATCGTTGAGATGGTGCATGAAGGTTTAAAGCCAAGTGACATCATGGTTAAAGGTTCATTCTTAAATGCCATCGTGGCCCTTGCTGGTATCGGTGGATCAACCAATGCGGTTGTGCACTTGCTCGCGATTGCTGGCCGCTTAGGTATTGATCTAACGCTCGATGATTTCGATCGCACGGGTTCTCGTGTTCCGCTACTAGTTAATCTCCAACCTGCCGGCAAGTACTTGATGGAAGATTTCCATCGCGCTGGTGGTTTACGCGCAGTGTTTAAAGAGCTTGAAGATCTACTTGATCCAAAAGCGATTACAGTGCTCGGAACTCCATTGGTTAAAGGCTTATCAGAAGCTGAAATTTATGACACAGATGTGATCCGCTCTCGCAAAGAACCATTGCAGCCAAGTGCTGGAATTGCCGTTCTGCGCGGAAATCTTGCTCCACTTGGCGCAGTTATTAAGCCAGCTGCAGCAAGTGCCAACTTGTTAAAGCACCGCGGTAAAGCGATGGTCTTCGACAGCATTGAAGATTTCAAAGCGCGCATCAACGATCCAAATCTTGATGTTGATGAAAATTCAGTTTTGATTCTGCGCGGATGCGGACCTAAGGGTTATCCCGGAATGCCAGAAGTTTCCAATATGCCAATGCCACAGAAGATGCTTGATAAAGGTGTGCGTGACATGGTGCGTATCTGCGATGGCCGCATGAGCGGTACTGCCTACGGAACTGTTGTTCTGCACGTTGCGCCAGAAGCTGCAGCAGGTGGACCACTCGGTCTTGTTCAGACAGGTGACTTCGTTGAACTCGATGTAGAAGCCCGCACGCTAAATATAGATATCTCCGATGCTGACCTTGCTGCACGCAAACCAAATACCGCAACCGTCGATGGTTTCGCTAAATCTTCACGCGGATGGCAGAAGCTGTATATCGAGCATGTAATGCAGGCAGATTCAGGTTGCGATCTTGATTTCTTAGTTGGATCTAGCGGAGAACATATCTCCCGCGAATCTCACTAA
- a CDS encoding Bax inhibitor-1/YccA family membrane protein encodes MRSSNPVLTRSNRGFAQMDPTRLGNDSLEATYAAPAASSLRTGRMTMDDVVMRTATLFAVLVAVGAFAWGANSPGLALVGFLGGFVLAMVNTFSKKVRVPLIVAYAAAQGLALGTISRIYNEAYSGIVGQAVIGTLCAFGGILVAYRSGKIRVTPKFTRIMVGALMGYLVFSLITIFTGRPGGATGLLVAVAAVALATFFLVLDFDQIEKSIAAGAPQEESWRMAFGLMVTIVWLYLEVLRLLSILRNSD; translated from the coding sequence GTGCGCAGTTCAAATCCAGTTCTAACTCGTTCGAACCGTGGTTTTGCTCAAATGGATCCAACTCGTTTGGGTAACGATTCACTCGAAGCAACATACGCAGCACCAGCAGCATCATCACTTCGTACCGGTCGTATGACAATGGACGATGTCGTGATGCGCACTGCAACTTTGTTTGCGGTTTTGGTTGCAGTCGGTGCATTTGCATGGGGCGCTAATAGCCCAGGGCTTGCACTTGTTGGCTTCCTCGGTGGTTTTGTTCTTGCAATGGTTAACACTTTTTCCAAGAAAGTTCGTGTACCTCTAATCGTTGCCTATGCAGCAGCGCAAGGACTTGCACTCGGAACAATTAGCCGTATCTACAACGAAGCGTATTCAGGCATCGTCGGCCAAGCAGTCATCGGAACACTTTGTGCATTCGGTGGAATCTTGGTTGCATACCGCAGCGGCAAGATCCGCGTAACACCTAAGTTCACTCGCATCATGGTTGGTGCGTTGATGGGTTATTTGGTCTTCTCGCTCATCACAATCTTTACAGGACGTCCTGGGGGAGCTACAGGTCTTCTAGTGGCAGTTGCCGCTGTTGCGCTGGCAACATTCTTCCTTGTACTTGATTTCGATCAGATTGAAAAATCAATTGCTGCAGGCGCTCCTCAAGAAGAGTCATGGCGCATGGCATTTGGTTTGATGGTCACAATCGTTTGGTTGTACCTAGAAGTATTGAGACTGCTCTCAATCCTTCGCAATAGTGACTAA
- a CDS encoding DUF501 domain-containing protein, translated as MTDKATQKDLDCIELQLGRTPRDVHAIAYRCPCGNPAVVETPPRLSHGEPFPTFYYATCPRLTGAISTLESTGLMAEMNERLAVDADLAGAYAAAHDDYLAARAALKMDVPEVEGISAGGMPNRVKCLHSLVAHSLSAGPGVNPLGDEALAKLPEWWKDEPCE; from the coding sequence ATGACCGATAAGGCAACACAGAAAGATTTAGATTGCATTGAACTTCAACTGGGGCGCACACCGCGCGATGTACATGCCATCGCCTACCGCTGTCCTTGCGGCAACCCAGCAGTCGTTGAAACACCACCACGCCTTAGCCATGGCGAACCATTCCCTACTTTCTATTACGCAACCTGCCCACGTTTAACAGGTGCAATCTCCACACTCGAATCAACAGGTTTGATGGCAGAGATGAATGAGCGCCTTGCCGTTGATGCCGATCTAGCTGGTGCATATGCCGCAGCACATGATGATTACCTAGCTGCACGAGCAGCGCTAAAAATGGATGTTCCTGAAGTCGAAGGAATCTCTGCCGGCGGAATGCCCAACCGTGTTAAATGTTTACATTCACTAGTTGCACATTCACTTTCTGCAGGTCCTGGTGTTAATCCTCTAGGCGATGAAGCTCTAGCCAAGTTACCTGAATGGTGGAAGGACGAACCATGCGAGTAG
- a CDS encoding ABC transporter permease, which yields MSAVTDTLIITQRQLRLLTRVPEVLIFSTIQPVMFVLLFRYVFGGSIDTGQPGGYVQLLMPGIFVQTVAFTLAGTASGLAEDMKKGLIDRFRSLPISQSALVIGRTLGDSLLNIVVLAVMGIAGYLVGWRPSSGALNVAVGFLFLLFFGYALSWVGIYVGLSASDARVVQNVSFLVTFPLTFLSNAFAPTTGMPRALQYFAEWNPVSTMVAACRELFGLENQFGATAGSFPSENPLLTSFIYMIIIMAIFIPISVRKYKRAAD from the coding sequence ATGAGCGCTGTAACTGACACGCTAATCATTACGCAACGTCAATTGCGTTTGCTCACTCGCGTTCCAGAAGTTTTAATCTTCTCGACTATTCAGCCGGTGATGTTCGTACTTCTCTTCCGCTACGTATTTGGCGGTTCAATTGATACCGGACAACCTGGGGGATATGTACAACTTTTGATGCCAGGTATTTTCGTGCAGACCGTTGCCTTCACTCTGGCTGGAACTGCATCTGGACTTGCTGAAGATATGAAGAAAGGTTTGATCGATCGCTTTAGGTCGCTACCTATCTCACAATCTGCGCTTGTTATCGGCCGCACACTTGGAGATTCACTTCTAAACATTGTGGTTCTCGCAGTTATGGGTATCGCAGGATACTTAGTTGGATGGCGTCCATCATCTGGTGCGTTAAACGTCGCCGTTGGTTTCTTATTCCTACTCTTCTTTGGTTACGCACTTTCTTGGGTGGGTATCTATGTTGGTCTTTCGGCATCTGATGCGCGTGTTGTGCAGAACGTCAGCTTCCTTGTGACATTCCCGCTTACCTTCTTATCAAATGCATTTGCGCCAACAACCGGAATGCCGCGTGCGCTGCAGTACTTTGCGGAGTGGAACCCAGTCTCAACGATGGTTGCCGCTTGTCGCGAGCTCTTCGGCCTTGAAAACCAGTTCGGTGCAACCGCTGGCTCATTCCCAAGCGAGAACCCGCTGCTGACTTCATTTATCTACATGATCATCATCATGGCGATATTTATCCCGATCAGCGTCAGAAAATATAAGCGCGCAGCTGATTAA
- a CDS encoding MFS transporter — protein sequence MNLSARFKRSNPFAEFPREVSVLVFSSFFVAVGFGIIAPTIPLFAKSFGVNNAQVGLIISSFAFARFASGLFAGKLVDKFGERIVYTTGIGFVAISSFAAAFAQNYEQLLSFRAAGGLGSSMFSVAAGSIMLRATDDSRRARAQSLYNSSFLVGMMAGPVIGGFLTAFSLRAPLLVYGVLLIVSSVAGGFLLRNSVLAARPTEKNVQEKTSIREALSSKPYLIALTISFCSASVLFGMSRSILPLFMVEEMKSTAGYLGLGFTISSVIQGLLLIKAGGLSDSRGRKFSAIMGTSLLAISVVVLVGTVQPWMFLLSMVIGAFGSIFLSSTAAIVGDVMKGKGGQVIALFQMSGDAGAMVAPVALGFIADHYGFRPAFAVSAGLMFFALFVATKLPETRASHLGQSS from the coding sequence TTGAACCTTTCGGCCCGATTCAAACGTTCTAATCCTTTTGCGGAATTTCCGAGAGAAGTCAGCGTTCTGGTCTTCTCTTCTTTCTTCGTGGCAGTTGGGTTTGGAATCATCGCACCAACAATTCCACTCTTTGCAAAGTCATTTGGCGTCAATAACGCTCAAGTGGGCTTAATTATCTCCTCCTTCGCATTTGCTCGATTCGCTAGTGGGCTATTTGCAGGAAAGTTAGTTGATAAATTCGGTGAAAGAATTGTTTACACGACAGGAATTGGGTTCGTTGCCATCTCTTCATTTGCTGCGGCATTCGCTCAAAATTACGAACAGTTGTTGAGTTTTAGAGCAGCCGGTGGACTTGGTTCATCAATGTTCTCAGTTGCAGCTGGTTCGATCATGTTGCGTGCGACAGATGATTCAAGACGTGCCCGCGCACAGTCACTTTATAACTCTAGTTTTCTAGTTGGAATGATGGCCGGTCCAGTTATCGGCGGATTCCTAACCGCTTTCTCTTTGCGCGCACCACTGCTTGTTTATGGTGTACTGCTAATCGTTTCTAGCGTTGCAGGAGGTTTCTTGCTCCGCAATTCTGTTCTTGCTGCGCGCCCTACAGAGAAGAACGTTCAGGAGAAGACTTCTATACGTGAAGCACTTTCCAGTAAGCCATATCTAATCGCCTTAACAATCTCTTTCTGCAGCGCATCAGTGTTGTTCGGAATGAGTCGTTCGATCTTGCCGCTATTTATGGTGGAAGAGATGAAATCAACTGCCGGTTATCTGGGACTTGGTTTCACAATCTCATCGGTAATTCAAGGTTTGCTACTAATTAAAGCTGGTGGGCTTTCAGATTCCAGAGGTCGCAAATTCTCTGCAATTATGGGCACATCCCTACTCGCAATTTCAGTCGTTGTTCTTGTCGGAACCGTTCAGCCTTGGATGTTCTTACTTTCAATGGTTATTGGCGCATTCGGTTCTATCTTCTTATCTTCAACTGCGGCAATCGTCGGCGATGTTATGAAGGGCAAGGGTGGACAAGTGATTGCGCTCTTCCAGATGTCCGGTGATGCCGGTGCGATGGTTGCCCCAGTGGCCCTTGGCTTTATCGCAGACCATTACGGATTCCGCCCGGCATTTGCTGTTAGCGCTGGATTAATGTTCTTCGCACTTTTTGTAGCAACAAAATTGCCCGAGACGCGGGCTTCGCATCTCGGGCAATCTAGTTAA
- a CDS encoding zinc-dependent alcohol dehydrogenase yields MKALTITSPNNSIVEDVPEPVAGDNQVVVDVTRVGICGTDQEFFTGEMVYLHSNQAKYPVRIGHEWCGIVSEIGKGVNPKWLGQRVTGDTMLGCGTCYRCTSGRQHVCDDRYEIGVRNGWPGACAEKLLVPERALHALPDSIDDAIGALIEPAGNSLRAVEAALAGPRKEILIYGTGTIGLLCAQLAQAAGANVHLVGRNERTIKLAHEIGIKNAGTDLVKPKTGFDGIIDATNHKSIPHEIVQAVEPGGRVVYIGISGEPSLIDSRDLALKDVTAVGILSASPGLKGAIEIFARGEVDPRPLIAATISLNEVHDVFMGKRPAGAGDGPKIHIDPRMK; encoded by the coding sequence ATGAAGGCCCTGACTATAACTTCGCCAAACAATTCCATTGTCGAAGATGTTCCAGAGCCAGTAGCAGGGGATAACCAAGTCGTTGTCGATGTAACGCGCGTTGGAATCTGCGGGACTGATCAAGAGTTCTTCACCGGAGAAATGGTTTATCTCCACAGCAATCAAGCGAAGTATCCAGTTCGCATCGGCCACGAATGGTGCGGCATTGTTTCTGAAATTGGTAAAGGTGTAAATCCCAAGTGGCTTGGTCAACGCGTCACTGGTGACACGATGCTCGGATGCGGAACTTGTTACCGCTGCACGTCAGGTCGCCAACATGTTTGCGATGATCGCTATGAAATCGGAGTTCGCAACGGATGGCCGGGTGCTTGCGCTGAAAAACTTCTAGTTCCAGAACGCGCGCTACACGCACTCCCAGATTCAATTGATGATGCCATTGGCGCACTTATCGAACCCGCAGGAAATTCGCTTCGTGCGGTTGAGGCTGCACTTGCCGGCCCTAGAAAAGAAATCTTGATCTACGGAACTGGCACCATCGGACTTCTCTGCGCACAACTTGCTCAAGCCGCAGGTGCCAACGTGCACCTAGTCGGTCGCAACGAACGCACTATAAAACTTGCGCATGAAATCGGAATCAAAAACGCAGGAACTGATTTGGTAAAACCAAAGACTGGCTTTGACGGAATTATTGATGCAACCAATCACAAATCAATTCCGCACGAAATAGTGCAGGCTGTTGAACCTGGTGGCCGCGTTGTTTACATCGGCATCTCAGGAGAGCCAAGCCTCATCGATTCACGCGATCTGGCACTTAAAGATGTAACCGCAGTTGGAATTTTGTCAGCATCTCCTGGCCTGAAAGGCGCTATCGAGATCTTCGCGCGCGGTGAAGTAGATCCTCGCCCGCTTATTGCTGCAACAATTTCGCTCAATGAAGTACACGATGTCTTTATGGGCAAGCGTCCTGCAGGTGCTGGCGATGGCCCAAAGATCCATATCGATCCTCGGATGAAGTAA
- a CDS encoding Ppx/GppA phosphatase family protein has translation MRVAAIDCGTNSIRLLIADIDGTNFREVTRLMEVVRLGQGVDKTGQFHPDAIARTLAAVDIYAAEIAKRGVEKIRFCATSATRDATNRDLFIEGVFERLGIRPEVISGDEEARLSFMGATKDLPAADGPFLVVDIGGGSTEFVFGTETVEAAKSVNIGCVRMSERHFTGDLPDPGQVAAATEDIDEAIAQAAKLVPITKAKTLIAVAGTATTVAAAALDLPEYDRYAIHLSHIPAEKVHQVSQAFIKMTRSQRESLGYMHPGRVDVISAGSLVLSRIMRATGATEFVASESDILDGMAWSLV, from the coding sequence ATGCGAGTAGCAGCCATCGATTGCGGCACCAACTCAATTCGTTTACTTATTGCAGATATTGACGGAACCAACTTTCGTGAAGTAACTCGTCTAATGGAAGTTGTCCGCTTAGGACAAGGCGTTGATAAAACTGGTCAATTCCACCCAGATGCAATCGCTCGCACACTCGCTGCAGTTGATATCTACGCCGCAGAGATTGCAAAGCGCGGTGTTGAAAAGATTCGCTTCTGTGCAACCAGCGCCACTCGCGATGCCACAAACCGCGATCTCTTTATTGAAGGCGTCTTCGAACGCTTAGGAATCCGCCCAGAAGTTATCTCGGGTGATGAAGAAGCGCGCCTTTCTTTCATGGGCGCAACTAAAGATCTACCAGCAGCCGACGGCCCATTCCTCGTGGTTGATATTGGCGGGGGATCTACCGAATTCGTTTTCGGCACCGAAACTGTTGAAGCAGCAAAGAGCGTAAACATCGGCTGCGTACGTATGTCAGAGCGCCACTTCACCGGTGATCTTCCAGATCCCGGCCAAGTAGCTGCAGCAACTGAAGATATTGATGAAGCAATTGCGCAGGCTGCAAAGTTAGTTCCAATCACTAAAGCCAAAACACTCATCGCTGTAGCCGGAACCGCAACAACTGTTGCCGCAGCCGCACTAGATCTACCTGAATACGACAGATACGCAATTCATCTTTCACATATTCCTGCTGAAAAAGTTCACCAAGTTTCACAAGCCTTTATCAAGATGACCCGCTCCCAACGCGAATCACTTGGCTATATGCACCCAGGTCGCGTCGACGTAATCTCTGCAGGCTCTCTCGTTCTCTCACGAATCATGCGCGCAACGGGCGCTACTGAATTCGTTGCCTCCGAATCAGATATTCTCGATGGAATGGCTTGGTCGCTTGTATAA
- a CDS encoding ATP-binding cassette domain-containing protein — MKSVIAEDLVKTYRNGAVRALDHLSLDVEEGTVLSVLGPNGAGKTTSVRILATLLRPDSGRAMVGGIDVIKHPEKVREVIGLSGQYAAVDEILTGWDNLVMFGQLYHLGKKASVARAEELLERFSLTESAKRPIKTYSGGMRRRLDLAASLIVKPKVLFLDEPTTGLDPRGRQEMWSVIEELVKGGVTLLLTTQYLEEADQLADEIAVIDHGKVIARGTSDVLKKQVGGERLEIVVETQHIAKTVEVVSTVSGHKAIVDEGLRMISAPVSTGATALIETLRSLDIAGIHPLDVSLKRPSLDDVFLSLTGHAAEEKKEEEVETKGRRKKAKK, encoded by the coding sequence GTGAAATCTGTTATCGCTGAAGACTTAGTTAAAACTTATCGCAATGGGGCAGTTCGTGCCTTAGATCACCTCTCACTTGATGTTGAAGAAGGCACAGTGTTGAGCGTGCTTGGACCAAATGGTGCAGGTAAAACAACTTCTGTTCGCATTCTTGCAACGCTACTTCGCCCTGATTCAGGTCGAGCAATGGTCGGTGGCATCGATGTGATCAAGCATCCTGAAAAAGTGCGCGAAGTAATTGGTTTATCAGGTCAATATGCAGCCGTAGATGAGATTTTAACTGGCTGGGATAACTTGGTGATGTTCGGTCAGCTCTATCACTTAGGAAAGAAAGCATCTGTCGCTCGCGCTGAAGAGTTGCTAGAGCGATTTTCACTTACCGAAAGTGCAAAGCGCCCGATCAAGACTTACTCCGGTGGAATGCGTCGTCGCCTAGACCTAGCGGCATCCCTAATCGTTAAGCCAAAAGTTTTATTCCTTGATGAGCCAACCACGGGCCTTGATCCACGCGGCCGTCAGGAAATGTGGAGCGTTATTGAAGAGTTAGTTAAAGGCGGAGTTACTTTGCTTTTGACTACTCAGTACCTTGAAGAAGCCGATCAACTTGCTGATGAAATTGCAGTTATCGATCACGGCAAAGTAATCGCGCGCGGAACATCAGATGTATTAAAGAAGCAGGTTGGCGGCGAACGCCTTGAGATCGTTGTTGAAACACAGCACATCGCCAAGACGGTTGAAGTTGTATCGACCGTCAGTGGCCATAAAGCAATTGTTGATGAAGGTCTGCGCATGATCTCGGCCCCTGTTTCAACTGGTGCAACAGCGCTAATCGAAACACTTCGTTCGCTAGATATTGCTGGTATTCATCCGCTCGATGTGAGCCTAAAGCGCCCATCACTCGATGATGTGTTTCTTTCGCTTACCGGACATGCTGCCGAGGAGAAGAAAGAAGAAGAAGTTGAAACCAAGGGACGCAGAAAGAAGGCAAAGAAATGA